The Sulfurimonas sp. HSL-1716 sequence AAGAGAAAGACGGCTGGGTTTATGATTACAGCAAGATGTTCGAGTGGAGATCGCGCACACAAGATAAAAATGTTTTATCGGCTGTCAAACGCAAATGGCTGGATCGTAAGAATTTTGATAATGAAGCTACCGACGAAGAAAAAAAACTTCCTTATATGAAGAACAATTTTGACCATAATATAAAACCGCTTATCGAAAAACATCCGAACGTAAACTTCACTCTCCTGTTTCCGCCGTACTCTATCCTCGCATACAAAACTTACGAGGAGAGAGGACAACTGCAGAATCTCATCAAATTTAAACGATATATTGTAAGTACTTTGCTTACCTATCAGAATGTCAAAATATACGACTTTCAAAATGCAGATGAGATCTCGCACGATCTGCATAACTACTATGATCTTTACCACTACAATAAAGATATCAGCAGAATAATATTAAAAGAGATTCGAAAAAAAGATTATATCGTGGATGATGTAAGTACCTATGCAAAAATATCTCAAAAATTCTTGAGCAATGTTGCGAATTTTAATGTTACAGATGATCTGTTTAAAGAAAAATAACGATACGCTGCACTTGCCCCTTAAAACAACTAAAAAACGTCTGTTATCGCCTTTTTCACATCTTCGAACATTTTTGCTCTTTTATTTTTGTCATGAGGGATCATATAATGTTTTTGCAGAGATTCGTCACTGACGCTCTTCCAGCGTGCAGAACTTGCAAAAAGCGAATCGGCGAAGAAAGTCATAGTAGGAATTCCGACAAGTGCTGCAAGATGGTATGTTCCCGTCGATGTCGAGACAAAAAGTTTGAAGTTGCTTATAAGCTTGGCAAAGTTCACCAATCCCTCTTTGGAGATATAAAAGACGACATCTTCGTTTTTGAGTTTTTCTCTGCAATAATCATAAAGATTCTGCTCGTCGGGACCGAAAGTCATCACCGCCTGCAGGCTTTTTTTCTCTAAAACCGTCCTTACAAGCTCGATATATTCGTCAACGCTCCAATTTGCATCCGATGAGCCGCCAAATCCCGGATGAAAGGCAATAGTTTCTTTTTCTATACTATTGGCTTTACAGAATTTTTCATACACTTTTAAAGCATCGTCAAATCTTAAAAGCGGTTTTTCAAAATCGAGATCTATATCGGGGAACAATACGCGGGCAAGTTCTAGATTATATTCGAATTCCGCCATCTTCACTTCACTTCTTCGCTGTTTTACACGTTGTGTATAAAAGATCTGTGCTATTTTTGTCGCAGGAGCAATACGTTTTGGAATTCGGGCCAGAAACTGTGCAAACGCTACACGGGTATTTGAAAAAAGGGTTATGGAAACATCTATCTTCGCGGCACGGAATCTTTGTGAGAGTTTAAAGACGGATGATCTCCCGTCATCGATTATAACTTCGTCGATAAAATCACAGGCATGTGCCAAAGATTCGTTTAAAGGCGCTACACAGACTATGATCCTGTTTCGCGGATCATATTTTTTTAGCACCTTGCATGCAGGAAGCGCCGTGATAAAGTCACCAAGCTTATCCGTGCGAACGACCAGGATGTTCAAGGGTCAGTTTACTCCGATCTGGAAATATTCAAATCCCTCTTTATTCATCTTTTCTTTGTTGAACTGATTGCGTCCGTCAAAAAAGATAGGATTTTTCAAAAGCTTTTTCATCTCTTCAAAGTCGGGACTTCTAAACTCCTGCCATTCCGTGACAAGGATCACCGCATCGGCGTCTTTTAGAGCATCATATTTGGCATCCGCGTAAGAAACACTAGCGTTTCTTTTTAGATAATGGGCCTCCGCTTCATGGCGCGCTTTTGGATCATAAGCCGTTATTTTCGCTCCTCTTGCGGTAAGCTCGTTGATAATGGTAATAGAACTGGCTTCACGCATATCATCCGTTTCAGGTTTGAAGCTAAGTCCCCATACAGCAAAATTTCTACCCTCAAGATTTTCTCCAAATCTCTTTATGACTTTGTCCGAGATCACTTTTTTCTGTGCATAGTTTACCGCTTCTACCGCATCGAGTATGCGCGGCATATAGCCGTTGTCTTTTGCGGTTTTGGCAAGCGCTTGAACATCTTTTGGAAAACAGCTCCCGCCGTATCCGCAGCCCGGATAGATAAAACTGTATCCGATACGGCTGTCGCTTCCTATACCGTTGCGCACTTTGTTGATATCTGCACCCACGCGCTCGCAGATTTGGCTCATCTCGTTCATGAACGAGATCTTCGTTGCAAGCATCGCGTTTGCGGCATATTTGGTCATCTCTGCCGATTTGATATCCATAGAGATGAATCTATCATGCTGCTTCATAAACGGAGCATAGAGCTCGCGCATGATCTCTAGCGCCTTTTCGGAATCTGCTCCGATCACGACACGGTCTGGGTGCATAAAATCATTTATGGCAGCACCCTCTTTTAAAAACTCCGGATTGCTAACCACATCGAACTCTATATCGACACCCCGGGCATCAAGCTCTGCCTGAACGGCAGCTCTTACTTTTTCAGCCGTACCTACCGGAACGGTCGATTTATCGACTATGACCATATAGTCTTTCATGCTTTGACCTATTTTTTTCGCAACCGCCAAAACGTATTGAAGATCTGCACTCCCGTCTTCACCCATTGGAGTTCCTACGGCGATAAATGAGATAAGCGAGTTGGCAATAGCATCGCTTGCATCGGTAGTAAACTTCAAAGTCCCTTTTTTATAGTTTTGCAAGGTCATATCTTCCAAACCGGGTTCATAAATAGGAATGATCCCTTCTCGAAGTTTCTCTATCTTCTTTTCATCTATATCGACACAAGTGACTTTATTTCCCATCTGCGCAAAACATACGCCGCTCACTAGCCCGACATACCCCGTACCGATAACTGATATCTTCATAAACTTCCCTATTTTATAATTGTGATATTTTAACAAACAATTGTTATAATTTCACTTACATGAAAGCAAAAGGGGTTGTAAAATTGAAATTTCAAAACAGGTATACACAACTTTTTACTGCCCTGGCTCTTAGTTTTTTATTTTTTCTTGCAACAAGAATTTTCCTATATATCTCATATTTCGATTATTTTTCAAATCTGGATTTCAACGAAACCGTCCGTTCCTTTATCATGGGATTTCGAGTGGATGCGGCGATCATTTTTACCTTCACATCTCTGCTTTGGCTCGCACATCTGCTGCCTTATAAGTTCACCCTTCACAAACTCTACCGACAATCTTTAGGCATTATCTGGGGAACCATTATCGCCTCCATTATCTTTTTCAATATAGGCGACTCTCTCTACTTCGGATTCGTAAACCGCCACATAAGCAACGAACTAAGCGTCATAGGCAACGATGTAGGAATACTAGTAGATATGGCAAAAGATTATTTTCCTTGGCAAACCGTTATTTCCGTGCTTATCTTCTTTCTCGTTATCTATATTTTCTATAAAATATTTACCGGTAAACTCAAAAATACGCATATAAAACAGAGCGAATGGTTCGTTCTGCCGGTCGTCGTTCTCATCGCCTTTGTCGGTATTCGGGGAAAAGTGGACGGCATCTCTTTTGGAACATCCGATGCATTTGCCGTAAACAAAGTCTCTTCGGGTAATCTGGCACTCAACGGTTTTTTCTGTTTTTACCGCGGAGGTAACAGACAAAATATCTGCCATGCGGCGATGACGACAAAAAAAGCAGTAGAGATCGTAAAAGAAAATATTCACTCCGGCAAAACAGTATTTGTTAATGAAAAATACCCGTTAATGAGACATTACAAAGAGCCAAACAAACAAAAATATAACGTTGTTATAGTTCTTATAGAGAGCTTTAGCGCTAAATATCTTGACGCGCTTTCTCATAATGACTATAAAGCGACTCCTTATCTGGACAAGCTGGCTCATGAGGGGATCTTATATACAAATTTCTTTGCCAACGGACAAAGATCACTGGAGGGCATCACTTCTATCTACACGGGACTTACTCAGGTGGTAGGATTTGAAAACCTCGGAGAAGGGTTGGAACTTTACAATCCCAGCTTTTTAGGGAAGCTCGCCCATAAAAACGGCTATACGACGATTGCTATGCAAAGTTCGGACAGAGGATCTTTTAGAGTAGATAAGTTAAGCAAACTGGCGGGATTTGAAGATTATTACGGTGCAGAAGACATTCCCCGTACGGGAATCGAAGAGGGAAATCCGCATTTTGGAGCTTGGGACGGAAACATGTTCCGATTTCTTTCACACAAACTGCATGTCATCAAGCAGCCCTTTATCAGCTTTTGTTTCACCGCATCCACCCATGCACCCTATTATCTGCCGGCAAAACAGTGGGAGATATATCCGCATTCAAAAAACAGTGAGCAGGGATTCTTGAACACGATGTATTACGTGGATTCGCAAATAAAAGAGTTTATGCAAAGATGTAAAAAAGAACCATGGTTTGACAATACGATCTTTATCTTTACGGCTGATCACGTAGGCCATGCCATACTCGATAAAAAAGTCAAAACAAACTCTCATGAAAAAGAGAGCCTTCTTCCGGATTTTCATATTCCGCTTATCGTTTATGCACCCAAGATTTTCAAACCGCATACCTCATCGATTGTCGCCTCTCATGACGACATTTTCCCTTCGATAGTCGATATTCTGGGCTGGCAGTCGGACTTTACAACGATGAGCCAATCAATTTTTGATCAGAGCGTAAAAAAACGGTTTGCATTCGTCAAAAGAGGAAGCACCATTGCCATAACTGACGGCAACGGTTCTGTCGGATACAACTACAAAGATTTCGTAGATGAAAAAGGGTATGTAAGCAAAAATCTCAAATATCTGCTTTTGGGGTGCGACACCGCCGGAGCGAATCTGCTTAAAAACTCCAGATGGATGAAACCGTGAAAAAGCCATTTGTCTGGGACGATTTTTCGGATCAGCCCTTTCAGTTGAAAGATAAAAATTTTAAAAAGATGATGAGAAAGCGTGAGCTTTTTTCCATCATAAAAACATCTCTTACCGCTCTTGTCGTTCTGCCGATTTCCGTTTTGATGATGCCTTTTGTCAAGCGTAAAACCGTCGATGCCCAAAACTTTTTTGCGATGAGCGTAAACCTTGACAAAGAACCTTCCCTCACACAGGAGTTTTTAGAAGACCTCGGCGTCGAGCACATCCTCGTCCGCTGTAAGCTTTGGGAGATGGAAAAACTCAGAGAGCTCAACGATTTTATTCTCGCATGCAACGCCAAAGAGGTGACCGTAAACATTCTTCAAGACCGTGAACATATAGACGACCCAAAACTTTTAGAAGACGACCTTCGAAAAATATTTACCGGTCTGCAGGCACAAAGATTTCAGATCGGCTCGACCATAAACAGAGCAAAATGGGGATTTTTCAGCGTCGATGAATACAACCGTTTCTTTGAAACGGCGTACAAGTTAAAACAAAAAGAGTTTCCAAACATCGAGCTTATCGGTAGCGGGGTCATCGATTTTGAGTACCATTTTACCGCTCATACGCTGTTTAATTTTTTTGATTACAGATATGACGGCATTGCTTCGCTTTTATACGTAGACAGGCGCGGTGCGCCTGAAAATACACAGATGGGTTTCAGCCTTCTTGATAAAATAGCATGGCTTAGCACCTTGATCTGGCTCAGTCCCAAAAGCAAAAATCGTCTGTATATAACCGAGACGAACTGGCCTATCTCAAACACAGCGCCCTATGCACCGACAAGCGAATACGAATGCGTGGATGAAGAGAGTTACGCGAACTATCTGATCCGATACTATCTCCTGGCATTTGCCTCCCAGCAGGTCGACGCCGTATGCTGGCACCAGCTCATAGCTCCGGGCTACGGGCTTATCGACAACCGGCAAGGCGTAAGAAAACGAAGTGCTTTTTATGCTTTTAAGACGCTCCTTTTCTTTTTAAAAAGCTCGCAGTTTCTGCGCCTTGATATAAAAAGAGGCTATCACATCCTTCAATGCCTCAAAGATGAAAAACTGATCCAGATCCACTGGTCGCTGGAAAAAAGAGCTTTAAAGAACGAAGATTATTTTATCGCTTACTCCAGAGACGGTGAAGTGATCACCGATGATGAAATAATCATATTTGACAAGCCCGTATATTTGCAAATAAAAGATTAGATATAATTTTACAAATTATAATCAAAGGTTTTTTACGTAAATGCAGCAAAACTTTTTTACAAAAAAGAGTTTGGGAGTATTCAACATTGTTTGGATACTTTTTATTACTTCCTCTCTTCTTTTTGTCCTCTTTCCGCAAATAGACCTCTATATCTCTTCTTTGTTCTATTACGCAAAAGAGGGTTTTAGCACAAACGGCACTTGGTATGAAAAGCTGCTTTACGATTCGGTAAAACCTGTTGTTGCCATCGCAGCAGCACTTCCTATTCTTATTTGGTTTTATAACCTTGCAAGCAAAAAAAACCTTTTACATGTAAATGCAAAAGTGGTACTCTATGCTCTTTTGGTTTTGGCGATCGGTCCGGGTATCATCGTAAACGATATTTTTAAAGAGCATTGGGGACGTGCACGTCCTGCACAGACCGTAGAGTTTGGAGGAAAACTAGAGTTTACTCCTGCTTTTGTCATAAGCGACCAGGGAGGGTACTCCTTTAGCTGCGGACATGCTGCAGGAGCATTCTTTTTGCTCTCTTTAGCATTGCTTGCAAAAAGAAAAAAAGCATTTTGGATTACCTTGGCATCTGCCTACGGAATCGCTATCAGCTATATTAGAATCGCTGCTGGAGGGCACTACCTTAGTGATACGGTCGTCTCATTTTTTATCGTCTTTATCGTCTCTTTAATGCTGCACCATTTTATTTTCAAGGACAAAACATATGAAACTTCGTAATCAGCTCTTGCCTCTGATTTATCTGCTTCTCTTTAGTTTTATCGTTATGATGGCGATTCGCTTGAGCCTTTACGGTTTTTATCCCGAAGACTTTGCTGATTTAACGACCGTCGAGTTTTTCAAATCCCTTTTCATGGGTTTTCGTGTAGATATGATCACCCTTTTTACTTTTTCGTCTATCTTTGTCCTTTTGCTGCTCTTTATACAAAAAAAAGTTATAAGACTCGCTATAGGACTTTTATGGGGTGTTGTTTTAAACACTATCTTCATTCTAACGTTTAGTGACGTTTTGTACTACTATTACATCCATCGACATATGTCAAACGAGATATTTAATCTCGGTAACGACACCGACATTATTTTCGGTATGGCTTTTGGTTCTATGCTGCATTATACATTGGTGGCCATAGTTCTGTCCGTTCTATTTTTATTTGGTGTATACAAACTTTTTAAAGCTGAAGTGCAAACATTTATACGGGGTAAAAAATTCTTTGTTGTATTCTTCGCCGTGGTATTACTGTTTTTCATAGGAATCAGAAACAATTTTGCAGGAAAAAGCTTCGGTATAAGCGACGCATATGCCGTCAATAAAGTAAGTAGCGGGAACTTGGCATTAAACGGCTTTTTCACGATGTACCGTTCTGAAGATTCTCCCGCTAAACACAATCTTATGCACCTGAACGAAGCGGTAAAAATAACTCGTAGTGCACTCGCTTCTGCAAACACACCATATATCTATCCTGAGTATCCTCTAGAGCGCCATTACGCTAAAAAAGACAAGCCGCAATATAACGTCGTTATCGTTTTGTTAGAATCTTTCGGAGCAGAACATCTTGACGGTTTTACCCATTACAAAGAACTGGGTATCACTCCTTACTTTAAAAAGCTGAGTGAAGAGGGGCTCAAATTTACAAATTTTTATTCCAATGGATTCCGTTCTATTTTCGGTATCACTTCTATGTTTTCAGGGGTAACGATTCCACTTGGTTTTCCGTATCTTGGACACGGTCTTGAGCTCTCAAACCTCAGTTATCTTGGAAAAGTAGCCAAAGAAAACGGGTATCACACTATTGCTATGCAAGCAGCGAACCGCCGCTCTTACAGAGTAGATGCGGTCAGCCACTTGGCGGGATTTGATCAGTACTACGGCGCACAGGATATGCCTAATGTCGAGCAGGTAGATCCCGGGAGAGCACCGGAAACCGGAACATACGATTACAATATGTTCGCTTTTTATCATAAAAAGCTCAATGAGATGAAAGAGCCTTTCTTAGGTTTTGCATTTACGGACACGACTCACTCAGACTATCACCTCCCAAGCAAAAAGTTCGAGCGTTATCCGCATGATCTTAAAAATTATAACGGATTTCTAAACGCCCATATCTATACCGACGATGCTATAAGACGTTTTATAGAAGGTGTAAAAAAAGAGCCGTGGTTTGACAAAACTATTTTCATATTTACTTCCGACCATGGAAGCGGTGATGCACTTAATCCTATTGCCAGACAATATCGTCCAAATGATAAGCCTCTACCGAGTATAGAGCATTTTAGAATTCCTCTTATCATCTATGCACCAAAAATATTCAAACCGCGTGTTATCAAAACACTGGGATGTCATAACGATATTTTCCCAACTATTGTAGATATGCTCGGCTGGAAAGCGGATATTACGACTATGGGCAGTTCGTTGTTCGACAAAAACGTTAGTAAAAGATTCGCTTACTTTTTTGCAGGTAATCTTATCGGCATCAAAACGAACGAGGGCTACATCAAGTACAACTTCAAACACGTGGTAGAAACTTCAGGTGATGCAAACCAAACGGCAGATATGAAAAAACTTCTTTTTGCCGTAGATACAGCTGAAGCAGGATTACTACAGAAAAACAAGTGGGCAAAATGAAGATCCTCGTTGTTCTTCCCAACTGGCTCGGCGATGCACTTATGGCAACACCCGCTATCGAATATCTCGCGGCACGTCATCCCGAAGCAAAATTCACTTTTGTCGGAAGTTTTGTTTCTATCGAGGCGTTAAAACATCATCCACGATGCGAAAAATTTTATATCGATAAAACAAAAGAAAAGGGCAGCAGATTTCTAAACACGTACAGATTCGCAAAGAAGCTCGGCCGATTCGACTTGGCGGTAAGTTTTAGAAACCAGCTCCATGCATCGCTGCTTTTAAGATGGACAGGCGCACCTATATGCTGTGCCCGGTCCTCTTGGCATTCACGGCTGCTGCTTACACATACGCCGAATATCTCGACAGATCAGCATTTGGTCCTGCAATACCTTCAGATCGCCGCTTGCAACGCAGATGAAAAACCGGCGGATGCGCAGCCTCTTAAACTTTACATCCAAAAACACCGTTTTGACAAAGAAACTTTAGGCATAAATGCGGGCGCCACTTACGGAAGCGCCAAAAGATGGTATCCCGAACGTTTTGCACAGGTTGCGGCTCATTTTAGCGACAGATTCGACATCGTAATCTTCGGCGGACCAAACGAAGTCGAGATGGCTAAAGATATCGAAAAGGAACTAAAAAGGCTTGGCATAAAAAACTACACGAATCTTGCGGGAAAAACATCCATACAAGAGCTTTGTGCCTATATAGGAGGATGCTCGCTGTTTGTCACGAACGACAGCGGTCCCATGCATGTGGCGTGCTCCTATCAAGTACCGACCGTCGCTGTTTTCGGACCGACACGATATAAAGAAACCTCACAATGGAAGAACGAAAAAAGCAGGATCGTCCGCCACGAGATGGATTGTTCTCCATGTATGAAACGAGAATGCCCGCTGGGGCATCACAACTGTATGAAAGAGATCACGGCAGATGAAGTAATCGACGCCGTCAAAAGCCTGCATATTTAAATCTGCCAGCGACTAGCGTAGCTATTTGGGCTTTTTGCCCAAATAGCGTTCAAATTATAAATATATGACCTCATCGG is a genomic window containing:
- a CDS encoding phosphatase PAP2 family protein codes for the protein MQQNFFTKKSLGVFNIVWILFITSSLLFVLFPQIDLYISSLFYYAKEGFSTNGTWYEKLLYDSVKPVVAIAAALPILIWFYNLASKKNLLHVNAKVVLYALLVLAIGPGIIVNDIFKEHWGRARPAQTVEFGGKLEFTPAFVISDQGGYSFSCGHAAGAFFLLSLALLAKRKKAFWITLASAYGIAISYIRIAAGGHYLSDTVVSFFIVFIVSLMLHHFIFKDKTYETS
- a CDS encoding LTA synthase family protein, producing MKLRNQLLPLIYLLLFSFIVMMAIRLSLYGFYPEDFADLTTVEFFKSLFMGFRVDMITLFTFSSIFVLLLLFIQKKVIRLAIGLLWGVVLNTIFILTFSDVLYYYYIHRHMSNEIFNLGNDTDIIFGMAFGSMLHYTLVAIVLSVLFLFGVYKLFKAEVQTFIRGKKFFVVFFAVVLLFFIGIRNNFAGKSFGISDAYAVNKVSSGNLALNGFFTMYRSEDSPAKHNLMHLNEAVKITRSALASANTPYIYPEYPLERHYAKKDKPQYNVVIVLLESFGAEHLDGFTHYKELGITPYFKKLSEEGLKFTNFYSNGFRSIFGITSMFSGVTIPLGFPYLGHGLELSNLSYLGKVAKENGYHTIAMQAANRRSYRVDAVSHLAGFDQYYGAQDMPNVEQVDPGRAPETGTYDYNMFAFYHKKLNEMKEPFLGFAFTDTTHSDYHLPSKKFERYPHDLKNYNGFLNAHIYTDDAIRRFIEGVKKEPWFDKTIFIFTSDHGSGDALNPIARQYRPNDKPLPSIEHFRIPLIIYAPKIFKPRVIKTLGCHNDIFPTIVDMLGWKADITTMGSSLFDKNVSKRFAYFFAGNLIGIKTNEGYIKYNFKHVVETSGDANQTADMKKLLFAVDTAEAGLLQKNKWAK
- a CDS encoding glycosyl hydrolase; this translates as MKKPFVWDDFSDQPFQLKDKNFKKMMRKRELFSIIKTSLTALVVLPISVLMMPFVKRKTVDAQNFFAMSVNLDKEPSLTQEFLEDLGVEHILVRCKLWEMEKLRELNDFILACNAKEVTVNILQDREHIDDPKLLEDDLRKIFTGLQAQRFQIGSTINRAKWGFFSVDEYNRFFETAYKLKQKEFPNIELIGSGVIDFEYHFTAHTLFNFFDYRYDGIASLLYVDRRGAPENTQMGFSLLDKIAWLSTLIWLSPKSKNRLYITETNWPISNTAPYAPTSEYECVDEESYANYLIRYYLLAFASQQVDAVCWHQLIAPGYGLIDNRQGVRKRSAFYAFKTLLFFLKSSQFLRLDIKRGYHILQCLKDEKLIQIHWSLEKRALKNEDYFIAYSRDGEVITDDEIIIFDKPVYLQIKD
- a CDS encoding LTA synthase family protein codes for the protein MKFQNRYTQLFTALALSFLFFLATRIFLYISYFDYFSNLDFNETVRSFIMGFRVDAAIIFTFTSLLWLAHLLPYKFTLHKLYRQSLGIIWGTIIASIIFFNIGDSLYFGFVNRHISNELSVIGNDVGILVDMAKDYFPWQTVISVLIFFLVIYIFYKIFTGKLKNTHIKQSEWFVLPVVVLIAFVGIRGKVDGISFGTSDAFAVNKVSSGNLALNGFFCFYRGGNRQNICHAAMTTKKAVEIVKENIHSGKTVFVNEKYPLMRHYKEPNKQKYNVVIVLIESFSAKYLDALSHNDYKATPYLDKLAHEGILYTNFFANGQRSLEGITSIYTGLTQVVGFENLGEGLELYNPSFLGKLAHKNGYTTIAMQSSDRGSFRVDKLSKLAGFEDYYGAEDIPRTGIEEGNPHFGAWDGNMFRFLSHKLHVIKQPFISFCFTASTHAPYYLPAKQWEIYPHSKNSEQGFLNTMYYVDSQIKEFMQRCKKEPWFDNTIFIFTADHVGHAILDKKVKTNSHEKESLLPDFHIPLIVYAPKIFKPHTSSIVASHDDIFPSIVDILGWQSDFTTMSQSIFDQSVKKRFAFVKRGSTIAITDGNGSVGYNYKDFVDEKGYVSKNLKYLLLGCDTAGANLLKNSRWMKP
- a CDS encoding UDP-glucose/GDP-mannose dehydrogenase family protein, giving the protein MKISVIGTGYVGLVSGVCFAQMGNKVTCVDIDEKKIEKLREGIIPIYEPGLEDMTLQNYKKGTLKFTTDASDAIANSLISFIAVGTPMGEDGSADLQYVLAVAKKIGQSMKDYMVIVDKSTVPVGTAEKVRAAVQAELDARGVDIEFDVVSNPEFLKEGAAINDFMHPDRVVIGADSEKALEIMRELYAPFMKQHDRFISMDIKSAEMTKYAANAMLATKISFMNEMSQICERVGADINKVRNGIGSDSRIGYSFIYPGCGYGGSCFPKDVQALAKTAKDNGYMPRILDAVEAVNYAQKKVISDKVIKRFGENLEGRNFAVWGLSFKPETDDMREASSITIINELTARGAKITAYDPKARHEAEAHYLKRNASVSYADAKYDALKDADAVILVTEWQEFRSPDFEEMKKLLKNPIFFDGRNQFNKEKMNKEGFEYFQIGVN
- the waaF gene encoding lipopolysaccharide heptosyltransferase II, with the protein product MKILVVLPNWLGDALMATPAIEYLAARHPEAKFTFVGSFVSIEALKHHPRCEKFYIDKTKEKGSRFLNTYRFAKKLGRFDLAVSFRNQLHASLLLRWTGAPICCARSSWHSRLLLTHTPNISTDQHLVLQYLQIAACNADEKPADAQPLKLYIQKHRFDKETLGINAGATYGSAKRWYPERFAQVAAHFSDRFDIVIFGGPNEVEMAKDIEKELKRLGIKNYTNLAGKTSIQELCAYIGGCSLFVTNDSGPMHVACSYQVPTVAVFGPTRYKETSQWKNEKSRIVRHEMDCSPCMKRECPLGHHNCMKEITADEVIDAVKSLHI
- a CDS encoding glycosyltransferase family 9 protein; the encoded protein is MNILVVRTDKLGDFITALPACKVLKKYDPRNRIIVCVAPLNESLAHACDFIDEVIIDDGRSSVFKLSQRFRAAKIDVSITLFSNTRVAFAQFLARIPKRIAPATKIAQIFYTQRVKQRRSEVKMAEFEYNLELARVLFPDIDLDFEKPLLRFDDALKVYEKFCKANSIEKETIAFHPGFGGSSDANWSVDEYIELVRTVLEKKSLQAVMTFGPDEQNLYDYCREKLKNEDVVFYISKEGLVNFAKLISNFKLFVSTSTGTYHLAALVGIPTMTFFADSLFASSARWKSVSDESLQKHYMIPHDKNKRAKMFEDVKKAITDVF